From the genome of Aquipuribacter hungaricus:
CGGCACCGGCCTGCGCCGCCGCGTCCCGTCCCGTCCGACGCCGGGTCCGAGCCGGCCGCGCCTGGCGCCGCCCGGGTCCCGCCGCACCGGGGCTCACCAGCGCGAGGTCGGCGCCGATGGCGCGCAGCGTCGTCCACCACGCGGCGTCGCGGACCTCGAACGGGTCGCGGCTGTTGAGCGCGGCCTCCAGGCGGCGGAAGCCGGCGTCGACGGACGGCTCGACGAGCGAGGCCCGGGTCAGCTGGCGCACGGTGTCGACGGAGACCGTGGAGGAGCGGTTCACCCGGTTGACGAGCAGGCGCACCTCGGTCTCCTTGCGCACGCCGAGGCTCTCCCAGGCGTTGATGACGCGGCGCATCCCGCGCAGGGCGGCGACGTCGGTGGTGACGACGAGGACGACCTCCTCCGCCAGCTCCACCACGGTGGCCTGGGCCGGGGTGACGTGGGACCCGACGTCCACGAGCACGAGGTCGTACATCGTCCGCAGGCTCGCCAGCACCTGGCGCAGCGCCAGCGGCGTCACGGCCTCGACGTCGCGCACCTCCAGCGGCGCCAGCAGCAGGTCCAGGCCGGACGGGTGCCGGGTGATCGCGTCGCCCACGGTGCCGGGCGACAGGTCGTCGGCGACCTTGGCCAGGTCGGCCACCCCGAGGCGGTGCCGGAGCTCGAGGATGCCGGTGACGTCGCCCTTCTCCAGGTCCAGGTCGACGAGGCAGACGGACACGTCGTCGACGGTGCGGACGACGTCCATCGCCAGGTGCGTGGCCAGCGTGGTGACGCCGACGCCGCCCTTGGCGCCCGCGAAGGCGACCACGCGGCCGGCGCCGGTGTCCTCGGCGGACGTCCCCGCGCCGCTGCCCGCGCCGAGGATGCGGCGCATCTGCCCGGACCACTCCGCCGCGGCGGTGAACCGGGCCTGGAGGGACTCGAAGCTGAACGGGTACGACACCACGCCGCGGGCGCCGGCCTCGACGGCCTGGGCCACCGCGTCCCCGCCGGTGTCGCCGCTGACCAGCAGCATCGCGGTCGCGGGACGGCGCAGGCTGAGGTCGCGCATGGTGGCGGTGGCCGGGTCGGGACCGAGCCCCTCGTGGACGAGGACGACGTCGACGTCCTCGCGGGTGACCGCCGCCACGAGCTCGGAGGTGGACGCGGCCACGTAGGCCAGGTCGACGTCCGGGATCTCCCCGAGCGCGGCCTGCAGCTCGCGAGCCAGCGCCTGGTCGGTCGCGGC
Proteins encoded in this window:
- a CDS encoding AAA family ATPase, with amino-acid sequence MTRVVVAATDQALARELQAALGEIPDVDLAYVAASTSELVAAVTREDVDVVLVHEGLGPDPATATMRDLSLRRPATAMLLVSGDTGGDAVAQAVEAGARGVVSYPFSFESLQARFTAAAEWSGQMRRILGAGSGAGTSAEDTGAGRVVAFAGAKGGVGVTTLATHLAMDVVRTVDDVSVCLVDLDLEKGDVTGILELRHRLGVADLAKVADDLSPGTVGDAITRHPSGLDLLLAPLEVRDVEAVTPLALRQVLASLRTMYDLVLVDVGSHVTPAQATVVELAEEVVLVVTTDVAALRGMRRVINAWESLGVRKETEVRLLVNRVNRSSTVSVDTVRQLTRASLVEPSVDAGFRRLEAALNSRDPFEVRDAAWWTTLRAIGADLALVSPGAAGPGRRQARPARTRRRTGRDAAAQAGA